A genomic stretch from Theropithecus gelada isolate Dixy chromosome 2, Tgel_1.0, whole genome shotgun sequence includes:
- the MST1R gene encoding macrophage-stimulating protein receptor isoform X3 produces the protein MELLPPLPQSFLLLLLLPAKPAAAKEWQCPRTPYAASRDFNVKYMVPSFSAGGLVQAMVTYQGDKNESAVFVAIRNRLHVLGPDLKSVQSLATGPAGDPGCQTCAACGPGPDGPSGDTDTKVLVLEPALPALVSCGSSLQGRCFLHDLDPQGTAVHLAAPACLFSAHHNWPDDCPDCVASPLGTRVTVVEQGQASYFYVASSLDAAVAASFSPRSVSIRRLKADASGFAPGFVALSVLPKHLVSYSIEYVHSFHTGAFVYFLTVQPASVTDAPGALHTRLARLSATEPELGDYRELVLDCRFAPKRRRRGAPKGGQPYPVLRVAHSAPVGAQLATELSIAEGQEVLFGVFVAGKDSGPGVGPNSVVCAFPIDLLDTLIDEGVERCCESPVHPGLRRGLDFFQSPSFCPNPVFQVPIQGPGCRHFLTCGRCLRAQRFMGCGWCGNMCGRQKECPGSWQQDHCPPKLTEFHPHSGPLRGSTRLTLCGSNFYLHPSGLVPEGTHQITVGQSPCRPLPKDSSKLRPVLRKDFVEEFECELEPLGTQAVGPTNVSLTVTNMPPGKHFRVDGTSMLRGFFFMEPVLIAVQPLFGPRAGGTCLTLEGQSLSVGTSRAVLVNGTECLLARVSEGQLLCATPPGAMVASVPLSLQVGGAQVSGSWTFHYREDPVVLSISPNCGYSNSHITICGQHLTSAWHLVLSFHDGLRAVESRCERQLPEQQLCRLPEYVVQDPQGWVAGNLSAWGDGAAGFTLPGFRFLTPPHPPSANLIPLKPEEHAIKFEYIGLGAVTDCVGVNVTVGGESCQHEFRGDMVVCPLPPSLKLGKDGAPLQVCVDGECRILGRVVWPGPDGVPQSTLLGILLPLLLLVAALATALVFSYWWQRKQLVLPPNLDDLASLDQTAGAIPLPILYSGSDYRSGLARPATDGLDSTCVHGASFSNSEDESCVPLLRKESIQLRDLDSALLAEVKDVLIPHERVVTHSDRVIGKGHFGVVYHGEYIDQAQNRIQCAIKSLSRITEMQQVEAFLREGLLMRGLNHPNVLALIGIMLPPEGLPHVLLPYMCHGDLLQFIRSPQRNPTVKDLISFGLQVAHGMEYLAEQKFVHRDLAARNCMLDESFTVKVADFGLARDILDKEYYSVRQHRHARLPVKWMALESLQTYRFTTKSDVWSFGVLLWELLTRGAPPYPHIDPFDLTHFLAQGRRLPQPEYCPNSLYQVMQQCWEADPAARPTFGVLVGEVEQIVSALLGDHYVQLPATYMNLGPSTSHEMNVHPEQQQSSPMPGSAHRPRPLSEPPRPT, from the exons ATGGAGCTCCTCCCTCCGCTGCCTCAGTCCTTcttactgctgctgctgttgcctGCCAAGCCCGCGGCGGCCAAGGAATGGCAGTGCCCGCGCACCCCCTACGCGGCCTCTCGAGACTTTAACGTGAAGTACATGGTGCCCAGCTTCTCCGCCGGAGGCCTGGTGCAGGCCATGGTGACCTACCAGGGCGACAAAAATGAGAGTGCTGTGTTTGTAGCCATACGCAATCGCCTGCACGTGCTTGGGCCTGACCTGAAGTCTGTCCAGAGCCTGGCCACGGGCCCTGCTGGGGACCCTGGATGCCAGACGTGTGCAGCCTGTGGCCCAGGCCCCGACGGCCCTTCCGGTGACACAGACACAAAGGTGCTGGTGCTGGAGCCCGCGCTGCCTGCCCTGGTCAGTTGTGGCTCCAGCCTGCAGGGCCGCTGCTTCCTGCATGACCTAGATCCCCAAGGGACAGCCGTGCATCTGGCAGCTCCAGCCTGCCTCTTCTCAGCCCACCATAACTGGCCGGATGACTGCCCCGACTGTGTGGCCAGCCCATTGGGCACCCGTGTGACTGTGGTTGAGCAAGGCCAGGCCTCCTATTTCTACGTGGCATCCTCACTGGACGCAGCTGTGGCTGCCAGCTTCAGCCCACGCTCAGTGTCTATCAGGCGTCTCAAGGCCGACGCCTCGGGATTTGCACCAGGCTTTGTGGCGTTGTCAGTGCTGCCCAAGCATCTTGTCTCCTACAGTATTGAATACGTGCACAGCTTCCATACGGGAGCCTTCGTCTACTTCCTGACTGTACAGCCGGCCAGCGTGACTGATGCTCCTGGTGCCCTGCACACACGCCTGGCACGACTTAGCGCCACTGAGCCAGAGTTGGGTGACTATCGGGAGCTGGTCCTCGACTGCAGATTTGCTCCGAAACGCAGGCGCCGGGGGGCCCCAAAGGGCGGACAGCCCTACCCTGTGCTGCGGGTGGCCCACTCTGCTCCAGTGGGTGCTCAACTTGCCACTGAGCTGAGCATTGCTGAGGGCCAGGAAGTGCTATTTGGGGTCTTTGTGGCTGGCAAGGATAGTGGCCCTGGCGTGGGCCCCAACTCTGTCGTCTGTGCCTTCCCCATTGACCTGCTGGACACATTAATTGATGAAGGTGTGGAGCGCTGTTGTGAATCCCCAGTCCATCCAGGCCTCCGGCGAGGCCTCGACTTCTTCCAGTCACCCAGTTTTTGCCCCAACCCG GTTTTCCAGGTGCCTATCCAAGGCCCTGGCTGCCGCCACTTCCTCACCTGTGGGCGTTGCCTAAGGGCACAGCGTTTCATGGGCTGTGGCTGGTGTGGGAACATGTGTGGCCGGCAGAAGGAGTGTCCTGGCTCCTGGCAACAGGACCACTGTCCGCCTAAGCTTACTGAG TTCCACCCCCACAGTGGACCTTTAAGGGGCAGTACAAGGCTGACCCTGTGTGGCTCCAACTTCTACCTGCACCCTTCTGGTCTGGTGCCTGAGGGAACCCATCAGATCACTGTGGGCCAAAGTCCCTGCCGGCCACTGCCCAAGGACAGCTCAAAACTCAG ACCAGTGCTCCGGAAAGACTTTGTAGAGGAGTTTGAGTGTGAACTGGAGCCCTTGGGCACCCAAGCAGTGGGGCCTACCAACGTCAGCCTCACCGTGACTAACATGCCACCGGGCAAGCACTTCCGGGTAGACGGCACCTCCATGCTGAGAGGCTTCTTTTTCATG GAGCCAGTGCTGATAGCAGTGCAACCCCTCTTTGGCCCACGGGCAGGAGGCACCTGTCTCACTCTTGAAGGCCAGAGTCTGTCTGTAGGCACCAGCCGGGCTGTGCTGGTCAATGGGACTGAGTGTCTGCTAGCACG GGTCAGTGAGGGGCAGCTTTTATGTGCCACACCCCCTGGGGCCATGGTGGCCAGTGTCCCCCTTAGCCTGCAGGTGGGGGGTGCCCAGGTATCTGGTTCCTGGACCTTCCACTACAGAGAAGACCCTGTCGTGCTAAGCATCAGCCCCAACTGTGGCTACAG CAACTCCCACATCACCATCTGTGGCCAGCATCTAACTTCAGCATGGCACTTAGTGCTGTCATTCCATGACGGGCTTAGGGCAGTGGAGAGCAGG TGTGAGAGGCAGCTTCCAGAGCAGCAGTTGTGCCGCCTGCCTGAATATGTGGTCCAAGACCCCCAGGGATGGGTGGCAGGAAATCTGAGTGCCTGGGGGGATGGAGCTGCTGGCTTTACACTGCCTGGCTTTCGCTTCCTAACCCCACCCCATCCACCCAGTGCCAACCTAATTCCACTGAAGCCTGAGGAGCATGCCATTAAGTTTGAG TATAttgggctgggtgctgtgactGACTGCGTGGGTGTCAACGTGACCGTGGGTGGTGAGAGCTGCCAGCACGAGTTCCGGGGGGACATGGTTGtctgccccctgcccccatccctgAAGCTTGGCAAGGATGGTGCCCCACTGCAG GTCTGCGTGGATGGTGAATGTCGCATCCTGGGTAGAGTGGTGTGGCCAGGGCCAGATGGGGTCCCACAGAGCACGCTCCTTGGTATCCTGCTGCCTTTGCTGCTGCTTGTGGCCGCATTGGCCACTGCACTGGTCTTCAGCTACTGGTGGCAGAGGAAGCAGCTAG TTCTTCCTCCCAACCTGGATGACCTGGCATCCCTGGACCAGACTGCTGGAGCCATACCCCTGCCTATTCTCTACTCGGGCTCTGACTACAGAAGTGGCCTTG CACGCCCTGCCACTGATGGTCTAGATTCCACTTGTGTCCATGGAGCATCCTTCTCCAATAGTGAAGATGAATCCTGTGTTCCACTGCTGCGGAAAGAGTCCATCCAGCTAAGGGACCTGGACTCTGCGCTGTTGGCTGAGGTCAAGGATGTGCTGATTCCCCATGAGCGGGTGGTCACCCACAGTGACCGAGTCATTGGCAAAG GCCACTTTGGAGTTGTCTACCATGGAGAATACATAGACCAGGCCCAGAATCGAATCCAATGTGCCATCAAGTCACTAAGTC GCATCACAGAGATGCAGCAGGTGGAGGCCTTCCTTCGAGAGGGGCTGCTCATGCGTGGCCTGAACCACCCGAATGTGCTGGCTCTCATTGGTATCATGTTGCCACCCGAGGGCCTGCCCCATGTGCTGCTGCCCTATATGTGCCACGGTGACCTGCTCCAGTTCATCCGCTCACCTCAGCGG AACCCCACCGTGAAGGACCTCATCAGCTTTGGCCTGCAGGTAGCCCATGGCATGGAGTACCTCGCAGAGCAGAAGTTTGTGCACAGGGACCTGGCTGCGCGAAACTGCAT GCTGGACGAGTCATTCACTGTCAAGGTGGCTGACTTTGGTTTGGCCCGTGACATCCTGGACAAGGAATACTATAGTGTTCGACAGCATCGCCACGCTCGCCTACCTGTGAAGTGGATGGCGCTGGAGAGCCTGCAGACCTATAGATTTACCACCAAGTCTGATGTG TGGTCATTTGGTGTGCTACTGTGGGAACTGTTGACACGGGGTGCCCCACCATACCCCCACATCGACCCTTTTGACCTCACCCACTTCCTGGCCCAGGGTCGGCGCCTGCCCCAGCCTGAGTATTGCCCCAATTCTCT GTACCAAGTGATGCAGCAATGCTGGGAGGCGGACCCAGCAGCGCGACCCACCTTCGGAGTACTAGTGGGGGAAGTGGAGCAGATAGTGTCTGCACTGCTTGGGGACCATTATGTGCAGCTGCCAGCAACCTACATGAACTTGGGCCCCAGCACCTCACATGAGATGAATGTGCATCCAGAACAGCAGCAGTCCTCACCCATGCCAGGGAGTGCACACCGGCCCCGGCCACTCTCAGAGCCTCCTCGGCCCACTTGA